One genomic window of Trichlorobacter lovleyi includes the following:
- the ybgF gene encoding tol-pal system protein YbgF — MKRVWILSGCLMLALTGGCASTGSVEAVRRDVDETKNRIYTIEKDLGTAREGEKTFKSDFAALRKGDADLQANLDSLKTDLQLMAGKLDDQGLAIKKPVEELARYREDSDRRIVALEDRIVKLQVAVDELNKRMKEFAQNSSAPGKEATPDALYLKGLESFKAGDMPSARTQLTSFIEKNPSHDLVPNARYWIGETYYGEKNYEQAILEFQEVVKQYPKKEKAPAAMLKQALSFKALKDLKSTQYLLKRLIGDYPKSDEAKKAKVLLKEVK; from the coding sequence ATGAAACGAGTCTGGATTCTATCCGGCTGTCTGATGCTGGCGTTGACAGGGGGCTGTGCCTCAACAGGTTCTGTTGAAGCGGTGCGCCGTGATGTCGATGAAACCAAGAATCGCATTTATACCATTGAAAAAGATCTGGGTACGGCGAGGGAGGGAGAAAAGACCTTCAAGTCTGACTTTGCAGCACTACGCAAGGGGGATGCCGACCTTCAGGCAAACCTTGACAGCCTTAAGACAGACCTCCAGCTGATGGCCGGCAAACTTGACGACCAGGGGCTGGCCATCAAAAAGCCTGTCGAAGAACTGGCCCGCTACCGTGAAGACTCAGACCGCCGGATCGTGGCGCTTGAAGACCGGATCGTCAAGTTGCAGGTCGCAGTGGATGAGTTGAACAAACGGATGAAAGAGTTTGCTCAAAACAGCTCCGCCCCCGGCAAAGAGGCAACACCCGATGCCCTGTACCTGAAAGGACTTGAGTCCTTTAAGGCTGGTGACATGCCCAGCGCCCGCACCCAGCTGACCAGCTTTATCGAAAAAAACCCCAGCCATGACCTGGTACCCAATGCCCGCTACTGGATCGGGGAGACCTATTATGGTGAAAAGAACTACGAACAGGCCATCCTTGAGTTCCAGGAAGTGGTCAAGCAATACCCCAAAAAGGAAAAGGCACCGGCTGCCATGCTGAAGCAGGCCCTGTCGTTTAAGGCGCTCAAAGACCTGAAGAGCACCCAGTACCTGTTAAAGCGGCTGATCGGCGATTATCCCAAGAGTGATGAGGCCAAAAAGGCCAAGGTACTGCTGAAGGAAGTAAAGTAG
- the hisD gene encoding histidinol dehydrogenase — MLFLDINDTDFDTRFAAILTRGEETSQQVTEVVRGIIKDIRSSGDDALLEYTNRFDRLGLADANGLEITAHEIEAAVAAVPADDLAALQLAVERVARFHEKQKQQTWLSTEESDILLGQKVTPLNRVGIYVPGGKASYPSSVIMNAVPAKVAGVREIIMVCPTPGNEINPAVLAAAKLAGVDRIFRVGGAQAVAALAYGTASIPKVDKITGPGNIYVATAKQLVFGQVGIDMIAGPSEILVINDGTGNPAHIAADLLSQAEHDELASSILITTERGFGEKVAAEVERQLSLLSRESIARASWDKFGAVIVAGSLEEAAAFSNRIAPEHLELAVADPFGLLPLIDNAGAIFMGHWTPEAAGDYLAGPNHTLPTGGTARFFSPLSVDDFVKKSSIISFSEQGLKRLGSRIVQIAGLEGLEAHARSVSLRLEDGK, encoded by the coding sequence GTGTTGTTTCTTGATATCAATGACACTGATTTTGATACCCGTTTTGCTGCCATCCTGACCCGTGGCGAGGAGACCTCGCAGCAGGTGACCGAGGTGGTGCGGGGGATTATCAAGGATATCCGCAGCAGCGGTGATGATGCCCTGCTGGAGTATACCAACCGTTTTGACCGGTTGGGACTGGCCGATGCCAACGGGCTGGAGATAACCGCTCACGAGATTGAGGCTGCGGTTGCTGCCGTGCCTGCTGACGACCTGGCAGCCCTGCAACTGGCGGTTGAACGGGTGGCCCGTTTCCATGAAAAACAGAAGCAGCAGACCTGGCTGTCAACCGAAGAGAGCGATATCCTGCTGGGTCAAAAGGTAACCCCGCTGAACCGGGTCGGCATCTATGTGCCTGGCGGCAAGGCCAGCTATCCCAGCAGTGTGATCATGAATGCCGTGCCGGCCAAGGTGGCCGGTGTGCGGGAGATCATCATGGTCTGCCCCACGCCGGGTAATGAGATCAACCCGGCGGTGCTGGCCGCAGCAAAACTTGCCGGTGTGGACCGGATCTTCAGGGTGGGCGGGGCGCAGGCCGTGGCTGCCCTGGCCTACGGCACCGCCAGTATCCCCAAGGTGGATAAGATCACCGGGCCGGGCAACATCTACGTCGCCACCGCCAAGCAGCTGGTCTTTGGTCAGGTGGGGATCGACATGATTGCCGGTCCCAGCGAGATCCTGGTGATCAATGACGGCACCGGCAATCCGGCCCATATTGCGGCAGATCTGCTGTCACAGGCCGAACATGACGAACTGGCCTCCTCGATCCTGATCACCACCGAGCGCGGTTTTGGTGAAAAGGTTGCTGCCGAGGTGGAGCGCCAGCTGAGCCTGCTCTCCCGCGAATCGATTGCACGGGCTTCATGGGATAAGTTCGGTGCCGTGATCGTGGCAGGTTCGCTTGAAGAGGCTGCAGCATTCTCTAACCGGATCGCACCTGAGCACCTGGAGCTGGCTGTGGCCGACCCGTTCGGCCTGCTGCCCTTGATCGACAATGCCGGGGCGATCTTCATGGGGCACTGGACCCCTGAGGCAGCCGGTGATTATCTGGCCGGTCCCAACCATACCCTGCCCACCGGCGGCACCGCCCGCTTCTTCTCACCGCTGTCGGTGGATGACTTTGTCAAGAAATCCTCCATTATCAGCTTTTCCGAGCAGGGGCTGAAGCGGCTGGGCAGTCGGATCGTGCAGATCGCCGGTCTGGAAGGGCTTGAGGCCCATGCCCGCTCGGTCAGCCTGCGGTTGGAGGATGGCAAATGA
- the hisG gene encoding ATP phosphoribosyltransferase — MNNQLTIAIPKGRILTESIELFGKIGIHLESMLEDSRKLIFEYPEQNLRALIVRATDVPTYVEYGCADLGIVGKDTLLEQDKDLYEPLDLKFGYCRMMVAEPANLAKSDDPGRWSHIRVATKYPHVAEKYFASKGVQAEIIKLYGSIELGPLVGLSERIVDLVSTGETLRQNGLVEVETIAEITTRLVVNRASLKTKHQRIRGIIDGLEQVLANKE, encoded by the coding sequence ATGAACAATCAACTGACCATTGCCATCCCCAAGGGACGTATCCTGACCGAGTCGATTGAACTGTTTGGCAAGATCGGCATCCATCTGGAGAGCATGCTGGAGGACTCCCGCAAGCTGATCTTCGAGTATCCTGAGCAGAACCTGCGGGCCCTGATCGTGCGAGCCACTGATGTGCCGACCTATGTGGAGTATGGCTGTGCCGACCTGGGAATTGTGGGCAAGGATACCCTGCTGGAGCAGGACAAGGATCTCTACGAACCGCTGGATCTCAAGTTCGGTTACTGCCGGATGATGGTGGCAGAGCCGGCTAATCTGGCTAAAAGCGATGATCCCGGCCGTTGGTCCCATATCCGTGTAGCCACCAAATATCCCCATGTGGCAGAGAAGTACTTTGCCTCCAAAGGGGTACAGGCCGAGATCATCAAACTGTACGGTTCCATTGAGTTAGGGCCGCTGGTGGGGCTTTCGGAGCGGATTGTGGATCTGGTCTCCACCGGCGAGACCCTGCGTCAGAACGGCCTGGTGGAGGTTGAGACCATTGCAGAGATCACCACCCGGCTGGTGGTGAACCGGGCCTCGCTCAAGACCAAGCATCAGCGGATTCGCGGGATCATTGACGGTCTTGAGCAGGTACTTGCCAACAAGGAGTAA
- the murA gene encoding UDP-N-acetylglucosamine 1-carboxyvinyltransferase codes for MDKLIINGGRKLKGEVTVSGSKNASLPICIAAALAPGASTITNVPRLRDITTTAKLLESLGAVIERHENTMRIDAGSINTVEATYDLVKTMRASVLVLGPLLARFGRSRVSLPGGCAIGARPIDQHLKGLKALGAEIRLEHGYVEAIAKRGLKGARINFDVSTVGGTEHLMMAAAIAKGESILENAAREPEIADLADYLNRMGAKVEGAGTDTIRIQGVSELTPAAYEVMPDRIEAGTFMCAAAITGGDVKINGMKLEHLDALTFKLMDAGVEISNRGGLVRVKGPKRPQAVNIKTRPYPGFATDMQAQFMALMCVAEGASVISENIFENRFMHVSELLRFGADITVEGNSATVKGVKKLSGAPVMATDLRASACLVLAGLAAEGTTEIQRIYHLDRGYERIETKLAGLGADIQRVSEP; via the coding sequence GTGGATAAACTGATTATTAACGGCGGCAGGAAGCTGAAGGGCGAAGTAACGGTCAGCGGCTCCAAAAACGCCTCCCTGCCGATCTGTATCGCTGCGGCCCTGGCTCCCGGGGCCAGCACCATCACCAATGTGCCCCGCCTGCGCGACATCACCACCACGGCAAAACTGCTGGAATCTCTGGGGGCTGTCATCGAGCGCCATGAGAACACCATGCGGATTGATGCCGGCAGTATTAATACCGTTGAGGCTACCTATGATCTGGTCAAGACCATGCGTGCCTCGGTGCTGGTGCTGGGGCCGCTGTTGGCCCGTTTTGGGCGCTCACGGGTCTCGTTGCCCGGCGGCTGCGCCATCGGCGCCCGGCCGATTGATCAGCACTTGAAGGGGTTGAAGGCACTGGGGGCCGAGATCAGGCTTGAACACGGCTATGTTGAGGCGATTGCCAAAAGGGGGCTGAAGGGGGCCCGGATCAACTTTGATGTCTCCACCGTGGGTGGCACCGAACATCTGATGATGGCTGCCGCGATTGCCAAAGGCGAGAGCATACTGGAAAATGCTGCCCGTGAGCCCGAGATCGCTGATCTGGCTGATTATCTGAACCGGATGGGGGCCAAGGTTGAGGGGGCCGGTACTGATACGATCCGCATCCAGGGGGTCTCTGAATTGACCCCGGCAGCCTACGAGGTGATGCCGGACCGGATTGAGGCCGGTACCTTCATGTGTGCTGCTGCCATTACCGGCGGTGATGTCAAGATCAACGGCATGAAGCTGGAGCATCTGGATGCCCTGACCTTCAAGCTGATGGATGCCGGTGTTGAGATCAGCAACCGCGGCGGTCTGGTGCGGGTTAAAGGGCCCAAGCGGCCCCAGGCGGTCAACATCAAGACCCGTCCCTATCCCGGCTTTGCCACTGACATGCAGGCCCAGTTCATGGCGTTGATGTGCGTTGCCGAGGGGGCCAGCGTGATCTCCGAAAACATCTTTGAGAACCGCTTTATGCACGTCTCGGAGCTACTCCGATTTGGTGCTGATATCACGGTGGAGGGTAATTCAGCCACGGTCAAAGGGGTCAAGAAACTGTCCGGTGCGCCGGTCATGGCAACTGACCTGCGGGCCTCGGCCTGCCTGGTGCTGGCCGGCCTGGCAGCTGAAGGGACCACTGAAATCCAGCGGATTTATCATCTGGATCGTGGTTACGAGCGGATCGAAACCAAGCTGGCCGGTTTGGGAGCTGATATCCAGCGGGTGTCCGAACCATGA
- a CDS encoding L,D-transpeptidase gives MRVSNMRVSHRLVLVAFFTILLTGSWLTWEIDAVDPPAASPTDKAQEDLSRIEYPSQKGMRWHPHFVLPNETLESLYGNDWVWVARFNRVDRRHVYPGMTIKEPERMEDIRGYVPLPKELPAAKPHRKYILLDLTEQWIGAYERGVLKFSMPAATGKAGTETPVGTFRISARHQTHTSSLYKIDGEEGGQYPMDYALRFHIDEKNIGYWIHARDLPGRPASHGCIGLYDEEMQERTFGMPEKPVLMDSRKLYEWAVPDSEYGDDYGDFEEVENGPVLEVRGALPVYR, from the coding sequence ATGCGAGTAAGTAATATGCGTGTAAGCCACCGGCTGGTGCTGGTGGCTTTTTTTACCATCCTGCTGACCGGCAGCTGGCTCACTTGGGAGATAGATGCGGTTGACCCTCCGGCGGCCTCTCCAACGGACAAGGCGCAGGAGGATCTTTCCCGGATTGAATACCCCAGCCAGAAAGGGATGCGCTGGCATCCCCACTTTGTACTTCCGAATGAAACACTGGAATCGCTCTACGGCAATGATTGGGTCTGGGTGGCCCGTTTCAACCGGGTTGACCGGCGGCATGTCTACCCCGGCATGACCATCAAGGAACCGGAGCGGATGGAGGATATCAGGGGGTATGTGCCCCTGCCGAAAGAACTGCCCGCTGCAAAGCCCCATCGTAAATATATCCTGCTGGATCTGACGGAACAGTGGATTGGTGCCTATGAGCGCGGTGTGCTGAAGTTCTCCATGCCTGCAGCCACCGGTAAGGCCGGCACCGAAACCCCAGTCGGCACTTTCAGGATCAGCGCCCGCCATCAGACCCACACCTCTTCACTGTACAAGATCGACGGTGAAGAAGGAGGGCAGTATCCGATGGATTATGCCCTGCGTTTTCACATTGACGAGAAGAATATCGGCTATTGGATCCATGCCCGCGACCTGCCGGGCCGGCCGGCCTCCCACGGCTGTATTGGCCTGTATGATGAAGAGATGCAGGAACGTACTTTTGGTATGCCGGAAAAGCCTGTTCTGATGGATTCGCGCAAACTGTATGAATGGGCGGTGCCTGACAGTGAATACGGCGATGATTATGGTGATTTTGAAGAGGTGGAGAACGGTCCGGTTCTGGAGGTTCGAGGTGCCCTGCCGGTATACCGCTAG
- the hisB gene encoding imidazoleglycerol-phosphate dehydratase HisB yields MKRTAEIDRSTSETRIHLKLAIDGTGLSAIRTTVPFLDHMLHLFARHGLFDLTVEAQGDIDIDFHHTVEDIGIVLGEAFRQALGDKKGIVRYGTARIPMDETLADVTVDLSGRPYLVYNVDLPKVKVGEFDAELAREFFQAFANNCGCNLHLNLLYGENVHHIIEACFKGFGRSLDSATRQDSRLHGVMSTKGVL; encoded by the coding sequence ATGAAACGAACGGCAGAGATTGATCGCAGCACCTCGGAAACAAGGATTCATCTTAAGTTGGCAATTGACGGTACCGGCCTGTCAGCGATCCGGACCACGGTTCCGTTTCTTGATCATATGCTGCACCTGTTTGCCCGTCATGGTCTGTTTGACCTGACTGTCGAGGCCCAGGGGGATATCGATATCGACTTCCACCACACGGTTGAAGATATCGGGATTGTTCTGGGGGAGGCGTTCCGCCAGGCCCTGGGGGATAAAAAGGGCATTGTCCGTTACGGCACAGCCCGGATCCCGATGGATGAGACGCTGGCTGATGTGACGGTGGATCTGTCCGGGCGTCCCTATCTGGTCTATAATGTGGATCTGCCCAAGGTCAAGGTGGGGGAGTTTGATGCAGAACTGGCCCGTGAGTTTTTTCAGGCCTTTGCCAATAACTGCGGCTGTAACCTGCACCTGAACCTGCTGTATGGAGAAAATGTCCACCATATTATCGAGGCCTGCTTCAAAGGTTTTGGCAGGTCTCTGGACAGCGCCACCCGTCAGGATTCGCGTCTGCACGGGGTGATGTCCACCAAGGGCGTTCTGTAG
- the hisC gene encoding histidinol-phosphate transaminase: MNPLRPAIANMAGYVPGFQPPDIASWIKLNTNENPYPPSLKVKEAILAELGDDAALLRTYPSASSEKLRQVAGQLYGFDPSWIIMANGSDEVLNNLIRACAGEGEEIAYVHPSYSYYATLAEIQGAKVRTFGLTDDFRIADFPERYSGRLFFLTTPNSPLGFAFPLAYVEELANRCDGLLVVDEAYADFNDWNALDLVRRYPNVVITRTLSKSYALAGMRLGLAIARPEIIAALDKIRDHYNLDRLAQAACVAALQDQEYFRRRCEQVVATRKFFVAELQSLGYAVLEAAGNFVFASPPDRNGQRIYDGLYARKILVRHFSDPLLCHGLRISIGTRAEMEQTLSALREIG; this comes from the coding sequence ATGAACCCACTACGCCCCGCCATTGCCAATATGGCCGGCTATGTGCCCGGCTTTCAGCCACCGGACATCGCCTCCTGGATCAAGTTGAACACCAATGAAAATCCGTACCCGCCGTCGCTCAAGGTAAAAGAGGCGATTCTGGCTGAGCTGGGCGATGATGCCGCCTTGCTGCGGACCTACCCCAGTGCCTCCAGCGAGAAGCTGCGTCAGGTCGCTGGTCAGCTGTACGGTTTTGACCCCTCCTGGATCATCATGGCCAACGGTTCGGATGAGGTGCTGAACAACCTGATCAGGGCCTGTGCCGGTGAAGGGGAGGAGATCGCCTATGTGCATCCTTCCTACTCCTATTACGCTACCCTGGCTGAGATCCAGGGGGCGAAGGTGCGTACCTTTGGACTGACCGATGACTTCAGGATTGCTGATTTTCCTGAGCGCTACAGCGGCAGGCTGTTTTTTCTGACCACCCCCAACTCGCCGCTGGGATTTGCCTTTCCGCTTGCGTATGTGGAAGAACTGGCAAACCGGTGCGATGGTCTGCTGGTGGTGGATGAGGCCTATGCCGACTTCAACGACTGGAATGCGCTGGATCTGGTCAGGCGCTATCCCAATGTGGTGATTACCCGCACCCTTTCCAAGAGCTATGCCCTGGCCGGCATGCGGCTTGGTCTGGCCATCGCCCGGCCTGAGATTATTGCTGCCCTGGACAAGATTCGTGACCACTACAACCTGGATCGCCTGGCCCAGGCCGCCTGTGTTGCGGCGTTGCAGGATCAGGAGTACTTCAGGAGGCGCTGTGAGCAGGTGGTGGCAACCCGGAAGTTTTTTGTGGCAGAGTTGCAATCTTTGGGATATGCGGTATTAGAAGCTGCCGGTAATTTTGTTTTTGCCTCACCACCGGACCGGAATGGCCAGCGCATTTATGACGGGCTGTATGCCCGTAAAATTCTGGTGCGTCATTTCAGTGACCCGTTGCTTTGCCACGGGTTAAGGATTTCAATCGGTACCCGTGCAGAGATGGAGCAGACCCTGAGCGCCCTCAGGGAGATCGGTTAG